A stretch of Gossypium hirsutum isolate 1008001.06 chromosome A06, Gossypium_hirsutum_v2.1, whole genome shotgun sequence DNA encodes these proteins:
- the LOC107963468 gene encoding uncharacterized protein isoform X1: MVNCMTRPPSILKFPGMIVTPPATAPVASRTIWTRPFFKPLHCAPLHQLQQQQEVDARGIMCEPCNGKGWLLCDFCKGQKTNVTAENKRIYRRCPSCKAIGYLLCSKCKVFKCVTFPNCSDGEELTF, translated from the exons ATGGTGAATTGCATGACGAGACCGCCCTCCATTCTGAAATTCCCAGGGATGATTGTGACGCCGCCAGCTACAGCTCCGGTGGCTTCAAGGACCATCTGGACCAGACCTTTCTTCAAACCCCTGCATTGTGCACCTCTCCACCAACTCCAGCAACAGCAAGAG GTTGATGCTAGAGGAATCATGTGTGAACCTTGTAATGGGAAAGGATGGTTGCTTTGTGATTTTTGTAAAGGACAAAAAACCAACGTCACAGCGGAAAACAAGCGGATCTACCGCCGGTGCCCATCTTGTAAAGCT ATTGGTTATTTGTTATGTTCCAAATGTAAAGTCTTTAAATGTGTCACCTTCCCAAATTGTAGCGATGGTGAAGAGCTGACGTTCTGA
- the LOC107963468 gene encoding uncharacterized protein isoform X2, with the protein MVNCMTRPPSILKFPGMIVTPPATAPVASRTIWTRPFFKPLHCAPLHQLQQQQEVDARGIMCEPCNGKGWLLCDFCKGQKTNVTAENKRIYRRCPSCKAVSMC; encoded by the exons ATGGTGAATTGCATGACGAGACCGCCCTCCATTCTGAAATTCCCAGGGATGATTGTGACGCCGCCAGCTACAGCTCCGGTGGCTTCAAGGACCATCTGGACCAGACCTTTCTTCAAACCCCTGCATTGTGCACCTCTCCACCAACTCCAGCAACAGCAAGAG GTTGATGCTAGAGGAATCATGTGTGAACCTTGTAATGGGAAAGGATGGTTGCTTTGTGATTTTTGTAAAGGACAAAAAACCAACGTCACAGCGGAAAACAAGCGGATCTACCGCCGGTGCCCATCTTGTAAAGCT GTATCTATGTGCTGA
- the LOC107963468 gene encoding uncharacterized protein isoform X3: protein MVNCMTRPPSILKFPGMIVTPPATAPVASRTIWTRPFFKPLHCAPLHQLQQQQEVDARGIMCEPCNGKGWLLCDFCKGQKTNVTAENKRIYRRCPSCKARW, encoded by the exons ATGGTGAATTGCATGACGAGACCGCCCTCCATTCTGAAATTCCCAGGGATGATTGTGACGCCGCCAGCTACAGCTCCGGTGGCTTCAAGGACCATCTGGACCAGACCTTTCTTCAAACCCCTGCATTGTGCACCTCTCCACCAACTCCAGCAACAGCAAGAG GTTGATGCTAGAGGAATCATGTGTGAACCTTGTAATGGGAAAGGATGGTTGCTTTGTGATTTTTGTAAAGGACAAAAAACCAACGTCACAGCGGAAAACAAGCGGATCTACCGCCGGTGCCCATCTTGTAAAGCT CGATGGTGA